In a single window of the Cydia pomonella isolate Wapato2018A chromosome 2, ilCydPomo1, whole genome shotgun sequence genome:
- the LOC133533617 gene encoding SAP domain-containing ribonucleoprotein, protein MADSTVLDASKMKVVDLRKELKSRGLPHTGDKAELVARLQTAMAQDDHQDINLDSDEIDSDGVLEEDEKLDDDDEKSQADILDDSAVDTINEELALADQPAPKPASEVKPLKTLKRKLTTDTKDSKEENKEAGSKKIVLNRAISVTPAVKPDAETTTGQPEVTAPIDTKIKITAEIDTKTRLEMRAKRFGLPVKMSDDERKEARKQRFGQNTSSSITSNKTPSTLSENLDKLKQRAERFGQSVSKIMTDIELKERIEKRKAKFGTVK, encoded by the coding sequence ATGGCGGATTCTACGGTATTAGACGCTAGTAAAATGAAAGTAGTTGATTTACGTAAAGAGTTGAAGTCGCGTGGCCTCCCTCATACGGGCGACAAAGCAGAACTCGTGGCCAGACTACAAACAGCCATGGCACAAGACGATCACCAGGATATCAACTTGGATTCAGATGAAATAGACTCCGATGGTGTGCTGGAAGAAGACGAAAAATTGGACGACGATGACGAAAAAAGCCAAGCCGACATACTCGATGACTCTGCGGTAGACACTATAAACGAAGAATTGGCGCTTGCCGATCAACCGGCGCCGAAGCCGGCCAGCGAGGTGAAGCCGCTAAAAACACTCAAGCGAAAATTAACTACAGACACAAAGGACtccaaagaggaaaacaagGAGGCTGGAtctaaaaaaattgtgttaaaCAGGGCAATTTCTGTGACACCGGCAGTTAAACCAGATGCAGAAACCACCACGGGTCAACCTGAAGTTACAGCTCCAATTgataccaaaataaaaataactgcaGAAATCGATACCAAAACAAGGTTAGAAATGCGTGCTAAAAGATTTGGATTACCTGTCAAGATGTCGGATGATGAAAGGAAAGAGGCGAGAAAACAGAGATTTGGCCAGAACACTTCAAGCTCAATTACTTCAAACAAGACACCATCAACATTGAGTGAGAATTTAGACAAACTCAAACAAAGAGCTGAAAGATTTGGACAATCAGTGTCTAAAATTATGACTGATATAGAACTTAAGGAAAGGATTGAGAAACGCAAGGCTAAGTTTGGTACTGTTAAGTAA
- the LOC133533592 gene encoding S-adenosylmethionine sensor upstream of mTORC1 — protein sequence MATKEHKYLANIIKEVHASLRKSSLEVGAENAWREHCKNKNILSKYAESMQKLATTHWEENCASEHSEATSRIKWTADLAHSYFMQKLYLSHRLKECEIAVKMNSEITMEEHFSEPLKLIDVGSCYNPFKNYNFFDVLAVDLCPANASVYECDFLEVPCGASLKQTSNKIKQLPSHHFDIVTFCFLLEYIPSSPLRIKACVKAYDILKPGGILVINTPDSKHVGANGKLMKNWRYTLACIGFSRIKYEKFKHMHCMAFRKSLSKDVASRWATVHKDANMEFTLQIPQDFTNTQEDNQSHPGNLYQKTTVTAEDFNELPFKDFE from the coding sequence ATGGCCACTAAAGAGCATAAATATTTGgcaaatataattaaagaagTCCACGCGTCTCTTAGAAAATCATCTCTGGAAGTAGGCGCAGAAAATGCTTGGCGCGAACATtgtaaaaataagaatataCTCAGTAAATACGCGGAGTCTATGCAGAAATTAGCTACAACTCACTGGGAAGAAAATTGTGCGAGTGAACACAGTGAAGCAACATCAAGAATTAAGTGGACAGCAGACTTGGCTCATTCCTACTTTATGCAAAAATTGTACCTTTCACATAGATTAAAAGAATGTGAAATAGCTGTGAAAATGAATTCTGAAATCACTATGGAAGAGCATTTCTCCGAGCCCCTAAAACTTATTGATGTAGGCAGCTGCTACAACCCATTTaagaactataatttttttgatgttttGGCTGTGGATTTATGTCCAGCAAATGCATCTGTTTATGAATGTGACTTCTTAGAGGTGCCATGTGGTGCTTCTTTAAAGCAAACATCTAATAAAATCAAACAGTTGCCAtcacatcattttgatattgtaacattttgttttcttttagaaTATATACCTAGTTCTCCTCTTAGAATTAAGGCTTGTGTAAAAGCCTATGATATTTTAAAACCAGGTGGAATTCTGGTCATTAATACTCCAGATTCAAAACATGTTGGTGCTAATGGCAAACTGATGAAGAATTGGCGATATACATTAGCATGTATTGGGTTCTCCAGAAttaagtatgaaaaatttaagcATATGCATTGCATGGCATTCAGAAAAAGTCTAAGTAAAGATGTGGCTTCTCGCTGGGCAACTGTTCACAAAGACGCTAACATGGAATTTACCCTGCAAATACCTCAAGATTTTACTAACACACAAGAAGACAATCAATCACACCCAGGAAATTTATACCAGAAAACAACTGTGACTGCTGAAGACTTCAATGAATTACCATTTAAGGACTTTGAATGA